The following are encoded in a window of Strix aluco isolate bStrAlu1 chromosome 15, bStrAlu1.hap1, whole genome shotgun sequence genomic DNA:
- the LOC141930046 gene encoding multidrug resistance-associated protein 1 isoform X10 has product MVVSIGGIFASRHLHLNLLHNVLRSPMSFFERTPSGNLVNRFSKEIDTIDSTIPPIIKMFMGSTFNVIGACIIILLATPIAAVIIPPLGLVYLFVQRFYVATSRQLKRLESVSRSPVYSHFNETLLGVSVIRAFEEQKRFIKQNDVKVDENQKAYYPSIVANRWLAVRLEYVGNCIVLFAALFAVIARNKLSAGLVGLSVSYSLQITAYLNWLVRMSSELETNIVAVERVKEYAEMEKEAEWSIEQTAPASTWPTEGKVEFRGYGLRYREDLDLVLKNINVTINGGEKIGIVGRTGAGKSSLTLGLFRINEAAEGEIIIDGINIAKIGLHDLRFKITIIPQDPILFSGSLRMNLDPFDQHSDEDIWRSLELAHLKNFVSSLPDKLNHECAEGGENLSVGQRQLVCLARALLRKSKILVLDEATAAVDLETDKLIQSTIKSQFEECTVLTIAHRLNTIMDYTRVLVLDRGEVVECGSPDHLLQEKGIFYSMAKDSGLV; this is encoded by the exons ATGGTTGTGTCAATAGGGGGAATATTTGCTTCACGACACCTGCACCTTAACCTGCTGCACAACGTCCTCAGGTCTCCAATGAGTTTCTTTGAACGTACACCCAGTGGAAATTTGGTGAACCGTTTCTCTAAGGAGATAGATACCATTGACTCCACCATTCCACCAATCATCAAGATGTTCATGGGCTCAACATTTAATGTGATTGGGGCTTGTATCATCATTCTGCTGGCCACACCTATAGCTGCTGTCATTATTCCACCTCTGGGACTTGTCTACTTGTTTGTGCAG AGATTTTATGTGGCCACTTCTCGCCAGCTCAAACGTCTTGAGTCTGTCAGTCGCTCTCCTGTATATTCTCACTTCAATGAGACCCTCCTGGGAGTCAGCGTCATTCGAGCCTTTGAGGAGCAGAAACGTTTCATAAAGCAGAACGATGTGAAAGTGGATGAAAATCAGAAAGCTTATTATCCAAGCATTGTTGCAAACAG GTGGCTGGCTGTCCGTCTGGAGTACGTGGGGAACTGTATTGTCCTCTTTGCAGCATTGTTTGCAGTGATTGCACGCAACAAACTAAGCGCAGGACTGGTTGGCCTCTCAGTGTCCTACTCGCTGCAG ATTACAGCATACTTGAACTGGCTAGTTCGCATGTCATCTGAGCTGGAAACCAACATTGTTGCTGTTGAAAGAGTCAAAGAATACGCTGAAATGGAGAAGGAG GCTGAATGGAGTATTGAACAAACTGCCCCAGCGAGTACCTGGCCCACAGAAGGGAAGGTTGAGTTTCGAGGCTATGGTTTACGTTACCGGGAagatttggatttggttctgaAAAACATAAATGTTACTATAAATGGGGGTGAGAAG ATTGGAATAGTTGGAAGAACGGGAGCTGGAAAATCCTCGCTTACTTTAGGTTTGTTTCGGATTAATGAAGCAGCTGAAGGAGAAATTATTATTGATGGAATTAATATTGCAAAGATAGGGCTCCATGACTTGCGGTTCAAGATCACCATCATCCCTCAG GATCCAATATTGTTTTCTGGCTCTCTGCGTATGAATCTTGATCCTTTTGACCAACACTCCGATGAAGACATTTGGAGGTCTTTGGAATTGGCTCACCTGAAAAACTTTGTATCGTCCCTTCCTGATAAACTTAATCATGAGTGCGCTGAAGGTGGAGAGAACCTCAG TGTGGGACAGCGCCAGTTGGTGTGCCTGGCACGAGCTCTGCTCAGGAAGTCCAAAATCCTGGTTCTAGATGAAGCCACAGCTGCTGTTGATCTTGAAACAGATAAGCTTATACAGTCAACAATAAAGTCTCAATTTGAAGAGTGTACTGTATTAACTATAGCACATCGTCTGAACACAATCATGGACTACACAAG AGTTTTAGTCCTGGACAGAGGAGAAGTAGTGGAGTGTGGTAGCCCAGACCATCTACTTCAGGAAAAAGGCATTTTCTATAGCATGGCCAAAGATTCAGGCTTGGTGTAA
- the LOC141930046 gene encoding multidrug resistance-associated protein 1 isoform X9 yields the protein MMEVSKRSILGSVAYVPQQAWVQNATLEDNVIFGREMNESRYKRVIEACALLPDIEILPTGDKTEIGEKGVNLSGGQKQRVSLARAVYCNADVYLFDDPLSAVDAHVGKHIFEKVIGPKGILKNKTRVLVTHAINYLPQMDTILVMSDGEISEMGSYQELLKQDGAFAEFLRTYANAEQSMENSDSDTSLEGVIQPLETDTNSPSGKEGRPIENGALVNEAPGKLMHRQLSNSSTYSRDTGKTQHQSSTAELQKPLAEKNSWKLTEADTAKTGRVKATVYWEYMKAIGLFISFLSIFLFMCNHIASLSSNYWLSLWTDDPVINGTQQYTNVRLGVYGALGISQGIAVFGYSMVVSIGGIFASRHLHLNLLHNVLRSPMSFFERTPSGNLVNRFSKEIDTIDSTIPPIIKMFMGSTFNVIGACIIILLATPIAAVIIPPLGLVYLFVQRFYVATSRQLKRLESVSRSPVYSHFNETLLGVSVIRAFEEQKRFIKQNDVKVDENQKAYYPSIVANRWLAVRLEYVGNCIVLFAALFAVIARNKLSAGLVGLSVSYSLQITAYLNWLVRMSSELETNIVAVERVKEYAEMEKEAEWSIEQTAPASTWPTEGKVEFRGYGLRYREDLDLVLKNINVTINGGEKIGIVGRTGAGKSSLTLGLFRINEAAEGEIIIDGINIAKIGLHDLRFKITIIPQDPILFSGSLRMNLDPFDQHSDEDIWRSLELAHLKNFVSSLPDKLNHECAEGGENLSVGQRQLVCLARALLRKSKILVLDEATAAVDLETDKLIQSTIKSQFEECTVLTIAHRLNTIMDYTRVLVLDRGEVVECGSPDHLLQEKGIFYSMAKDSGLV from the exons ATGATGGAGGTCTCAAAGAGAAGTATTCTG gGCTCAGTAGCCTACGTTCCTCAGCAAGCCTGGGTCCAAAATGCAACTCTGGAAGATAATGTTATCTTTGGAAGGGAGATGAATGAGAGCCGGTATAAGCGTGTGATTGAGGCTTGTGCGCTGCTGCCTGATATAGAGATTCTTCCTACAGGAGACAAAACAGAAATAGGAGAAAAG GGTGTGAATTTGTCTGGAGGACAGAAACAGCGAGTCAGTCTTGCTCGGGCAGTTTACTGTAATGCAGATGTCTATTTATTTGATGATCCTTTATCAGCTGTTGATGCTCATGTTGGGAAACATATTTTTGAGAAAGTTATTGGACCAAAAGGAATCCTGAAAAATAAA ACACGGGTTTTGGTAACCCATGCAATCAACTATCTGCCTCAAATGGATACAATTCTGGTAATGTCTGACGGAGAAATTTCTGAGATGGGCTCCTACCAAGAGCTGCTGAAGCAAGATGGGGCTTTTGCTGAATTTCTTCGTACATATGCTAATGCTGAACAGAGCATGGAGAACAGTG ACTCAGATACTTCATTAGAAGGAGTGATTCAACCTCTGGAAACAG ATACAAACAGTCCATCTGGAAAGGAAGGAAGGCCGATAGAAAATGGAGCCCTTGTGAATGAAGCCCCTGGAAAGTTGATGCATAG GCAACTCAGTAACTCTTCAACATACAGCAGAGACACTGGGAAGACACAGcaccagagcagcacagcagagctgcagaagccGCTTGCTGAAAAGAATTCCTGGAAGCTGACGGAGGCTGACACAGCGAAGACTGGGAGG GTAAAGGCAACAGTGTACTGGGAGTACATGAAAGCAATTGGACTCTTTATCTCTTTCTTGAGCATTTTCCTCTTTATGTGTAATCATATAGCCTCCCTGTCTTCCAACTACTGGCTAAGTTTATGGACAGATGATCCTGTTATCAATGGGACACAGCAGTACACAAATGTCAGACTGGGAGTATATGGAGCACTGGGAATTTCTCAAG GTATTGCTGTGTTTGGCTACTCGATGGTTGTGTCAATAGGGGGAATATTTGCTTCACGACACCTGCACCTTAACCTGCTGCACAACGTCCTCAGGTCTCCAATGAGTTTCTTTGAACGTACACCCAGTGGAAATTTGGTGAACCGTTTCTCTAAGGAGATAGATACCATTGACTCCACCATTCCACCAATCATCAAGATGTTCATGGGCTCAACATTTAATGTGATTGGGGCTTGTATCATCATTCTGCTGGCCACACCTATAGCTGCTGTCATTATTCCACCTCTGGGACTTGTCTACTTGTTTGTGCAG AGATTTTATGTGGCCACTTCTCGCCAGCTCAAACGTCTTGAGTCTGTCAGTCGCTCTCCTGTATATTCTCACTTCAATGAGACCCTCCTGGGAGTCAGCGTCATTCGAGCCTTTGAGGAGCAGAAACGTTTCATAAAGCAGAACGATGTGAAAGTGGATGAAAATCAGAAAGCTTATTATCCAAGCATTGTTGCAAACAG GTGGCTGGCTGTCCGTCTGGAGTACGTGGGGAACTGTATTGTCCTCTTTGCAGCATTGTTTGCAGTGATTGCACGCAACAAACTAAGCGCAGGACTGGTTGGCCTCTCAGTGTCCTACTCGCTGCAG ATTACAGCATACTTGAACTGGCTAGTTCGCATGTCATCTGAGCTGGAAACCAACATTGTTGCTGTTGAAAGAGTCAAAGAATACGCTGAAATGGAGAAGGAG GCTGAATGGAGTATTGAACAAACTGCCCCAGCGAGTACCTGGCCCACAGAAGGGAAGGTTGAGTTTCGAGGCTATGGTTTACGTTACCGGGAagatttggatttggttctgaAAAACATAAATGTTACTATAAATGGGGGTGAGAAG ATTGGAATAGTTGGAAGAACGGGAGCTGGAAAATCCTCGCTTACTTTAGGTTTGTTTCGGATTAATGAAGCAGCTGAAGGAGAAATTATTATTGATGGAATTAATATTGCAAAGATAGGGCTCCATGACTTGCGGTTCAAGATCACCATCATCCCTCAG GATCCAATATTGTTTTCTGGCTCTCTGCGTATGAATCTTGATCCTTTTGACCAACACTCCGATGAAGACATTTGGAGGTCTTTGGAATTGGCTCACCTGAAAAACTTTGTATCGTCCCTTCCTGATAAACTTAATCATGAGTGCGCTGAAGGTGGAGAGAACCTCAG TGTGGGACAGCGCCAGTTGGTGTGCCTGGCACGAGCTCTGCTCAGGAAGTCCAAAATCCTGGTTCTAGATGAAGCCACAGCTGCTGTTGATCTTGAAACAGATAAGCTTATACAGTCAACAATAAAGTCTCAATTTGAAGAGTGTACTGTATTAACTATAGCACATCGTCTGAACACAATCATGGACTACACAAG AGTTTTAGTCCTGGACAGAGGAGAAGTAGTGGAGTGTGGTAGCCCAGACCATCTACTTCAGGAAAAAGGCATTTTCTATAGCATGGCCAAAGATTCAGGCTTGGTGTAA